In one window of Pseudodesulfovibrio sediminis DNA:
- the cysC gene encoding adenylyl-sulfate kinase: MFYSDNSTPSTVKNLLADSKRGEQLKAEATEFKSVSLTPRQLCDLEMLLSRAYYPLTGYMCREDYDSVLESMRLTDGTMWPLPICLEVEEGFAKSLNRGERVAVRDAEGFMLAVLTVGDVWQPDRAREAAAIWGDDAHTEDLSVCQCELEHPWYVGGALEGLAFPQHYDFLDIRLTPEELSASFEQKGLKKVIGVQAGRPLHQADRAMLKEIAAEENASLLLLPLMPPSMYSSIDHFTLVRCFKEFMGTFQGDTVALNLIPWFERKMGPRDALLRAIVNRNYGCTHILVWDSDTRQRKHETLSAEFQTELGWLSEQQDVIGIKPIAERCMALNEDNGAYRSTHEGGFCINDHHAIVDLLVREKTVPDWMSFPGIIKELKKKYKPRSKQGFTLFFTGLSGAGKSTMAKVLYVKLLEMNSRPVTLLDGDYVRSNLSSELNFSKAHRNLNVTRIGFVASEIVKNGGVAVCAPIAPYPESRRIVRGAIEEHGGFIEIHVSTPLEICEQRDRKGIYAKARAGIIKGLTGVDDPYIEPENPELRIDTTKLTPNEAAQVILQLLSEKGFVSL; encoded by the coding sequence ATGTTCTACTCCGATAATTCTACCCCTTCGACCGTCAAGAACCTCCTTGCTGATTCCAAACGGGGAGAGCAACTCAAGGCAGAAGCCACCGAGTTCAAATCCGTCTCGCTGACTCCACGGCAACTGTGTGATCTGGAAATGCTGTTGAGCAGGGCCTACTATCCTTTAACCGGGTATATGTGCCGGGAAGATTATGACAGTGTGCTTGAATCCATGCGGTTGACCGACGGTACCATGTGGCCGCTTCCCATTTGTCTTGAGGTGGAGGAAGGGTTTGCCAAGAGCCTGAACAGGGGCGAGCGAGTTGCCGTGCGTGATGCCGAAGGATTCATGTTGGCGGTGCTGACCGTTGGCGACGTGTGGCAGCCGGATCGTGCCAGAGAGGCCGCTGCCATATGGGGAGATGACGCACATACTGAAGACCTGAGTGTCTGCCAGTGCGAGCTTGAGCATCCCTGGTATGTCGGGGGCGCGTTGGAAGGGCTCGCCTTTCCTCAGCATTACGATTTTCTGGATATCCGATTGACTCCCGAAGAACTGAGCGCGTCTTTTGAGCAAAAGGGCCTGAAGAAGGTCATCGGCGTGCAGGCGGGGAGACCGTTGCACCAAGCCGATCGGGCCATGCTCAAGGAGATTGCCGCGGAAGAAAACGCCAGCCTCCTGCTTCTGCCCCTGATGCCGCCATCAATGTACTCCAGCATTGATCACTTTACTCTGGTTCGTTGTTTCAAGGAGTTCATGGGGACGTTCCAGGGCGATACGGTTGCCTTGAATCTCATTCCCTGGTTTGAGCGCAAGATGGGGCCGCGGGATGCGCTGCTGCGCGCCATTGTGAACAGAAACTATGGGTGTACGCACATCCTCGTGTGGGATTCCGACACCCGGCAACGCAAGCACGAAACCCTGTCCGCGGAATTTCAGACCGAACTCGGCTGGTTGTCCGAGCAGCAGGATGTCATCGGCATCAAGCCCATTGCCGAACGGTGCATGGCGCTCAACGAGGATAACGGCGCGTATCGTTCAACGCATGAGGGCGGGTTCTGCATCAATGATCATCATGCCATCGTCGATCTGCTCGTCCGGGAAAAGACGGTACCGGACTGGATGTCGTTTCCCGGGATTATCAAGGAACTCAAGAAGAAGTACAAGCCCCGCTCGAAACAGGGGTTCACACTCTTTTTTACCGGCCTTTCCGGTGCGGGCAAGTCGACTATGGCAAAAGTGCTGTATGTCAAATTGTTGGAGATGAATTCCCGCCCTGTGACCTTGCTGGACGGGGACTATGTGCGCTCCAATTTGTCCAGTGAATTGAATTTCAGTAAAGCGCACAGAAATCTGAACGTGACCCGTATCGGCTTTGTCGCCAGTGAGATAGTCAAGAATGGCGGGGTGGCTGTCTGCGCACCCATCGCGCCGTATCCCGAATCAAGACGCATCGTTCGGGGGGCCATAGAGGAACATGGCGGGTTTATCGAAATCCATGTCAGCACACCGCTGGAAATCTGTGAACAGCGGGATAGAAAAGGCATCTATGCCAAGGCGAGAGCGGGCATCATCAAAGGGCTGACCGGGGTGGATGATCCCTATATCGAGCCGGAAAATCCGGAACTCAGGATCGACACGACCAAGTTGACGCCGAACGAGGCCGCACAGGTTATCCTTCAGTTGTTATCAGAGAAGGGGTTTGTTTCTCTTTGA
- a CDS encoding ABC transporter ATP-binding protein, whose protein sequence is MPLVQLQGISKSYTMGEVEIPALRDITLDIDKGNLVTFVGPSGSGKTTLLNIIGCMDKPTTGASYVDSTRTDTLNRKQAAQFRGEHLGFIFQSFNLIPVLSVFENVEYPLIMIKKQSVAARKEQVMRLLDAVGMTDQADKRPDQISGGQKQRVAVARALVTNPRMVLADEPTANLDKQTALNILKLMQDMRNEYGTTFIFSTHDPRIVEHADVIHGIEDGRLVDHTAFLEGGASNG, encoded by the coding sequence ATGCCGCTTGTTCAACTTCAAGGCATTTCCAAATCCTATACCATGGGTGAAGTGGAAATACCGGCCCTGCGGGACATCACCCTCGACATCGACAAGGGGAATCTGGTGACCTTTGTAGGACCGTCCGGCAGTGGAAAGACCACGCTTCTCAACATCATCGGCTGTATGGACAAGCCCACGACCGGGGCTTCCTATGTTGATTCCACCCGGACAGATACGCTGAACCGCAAACAGGCGGCCCAGTTTCGGGGAGAGCATCTCGGGTTCATCTTTCAGTCCTTCAACCTGATCCCGGTGCTCTCCGTCTTTGAAAACGTGGAATACCCGCTGATCATGATCAAGAAACAGTCGGTCGCCGCACGAAAGGAGCAGGTCATGCGCCTGCTCGACGCCGTGGGCATGACGGATCAGGCAGACAAACGCCCTGACCAGATCTCTGGCGGTCAGAAACAGCGTGTGGCCGTGGCCCGCGCGCTGGTCACCAATCCCCGCATGGTTTTGGCGGACGAACCCACCGCCAACCTCGACAAGCAGACCGCACTGAACATCCTCAAGCTCATGCAGGACATGCGCAACGAATACGGGACCACGTTCATCTTTTCCACGCACGATCCCCGCATCGTGGAACACGCCGACGTGATCCACGGCATCGAGGACGGTCGGCTCGTTGACCACACCGCATTCCTCGAAGGAGGGGCCTCCAATGGGTAA
- a CDS encoding substrate-binding periplasmic protein, translated as MSFRWKIASLNILIIILLFGVVGGAKAQNLTIFVDTWPPYNFEEDDKIVGICTELIEASLQKANVQYKLVVYPFKRALITVQKTPNTMFFTVARIPQREDMFAWIGPLHSRKVSLFKLKDRTDIQFNDIEDIKKYRTGVLLGGSVETLLIAKGFHKGNYHSIHKSSQLLKMLLEKRLDLIPGDPLDLAYQIKSLGHKYSELEIVYLLSEEGGYYMVANKDTSDEIIVKIQKALELILATGTKDRILQKYME; from the coding sequence ATGAGCTTTCGATGGAAGATAGCATCCTTGAATATTTTAATAATCATTCTATTGTTTGGTGTAGTAGGAGGCGCAAAAGCTCAAAATCTTACTATTTTTGTAGACACCTGGCCTCCATACAACTTTGAGGAAGATGATAAGATCGTCGGGATTTGCACCGAGTTGATAGAAGCTTCGCTGCAAAAGGCTAATGTGCAATACAAACTTGTAGTGTATCCTTTTAAGCGAGCCTTAATTACTGTGCAGAAAACCCCCAACACTATGTTCTTTACAGTGGCACGTATTCCACAACGTGAAGATATGTTCGCATGGATTGGTCCCCTCCACTCTAGAAAAGTATCTCTTTTCAAATTAAAAGATCGAACCGATATACAATTTAATGATATAGAAGACATTAAAAAGTATCGCACAGGTGTCCTTTTGGGGGGATCCGTTGAAACTCTTTTAATCGCAAAGGGTTTTCATAAGGGAAATTACCACTCAATTCATAAATCGTCGCAATTATTAAAAATGTTACTTGAAAAACGACTTGACCTTATCCCCGGAGACCCTTTGGATTTGGCCTATCAAATTAAGAGCTTGGGACACAAATATTCGGAGCTTGAAATTGTATATCTTCTATCTGAAGAAGGCGGTTATTACATGGTAGCAAACAAAGATACTTCTGATGAGATTATCGTAAAGATTCAAAAGGCGTTAGAGTTGATATTGGCAACAGGTACCAAAGATCGAATTTTACAGAAGTATATGGAGTAA
- a CDS encoding RNA polymerase sigma factor: protein MAEHLDDTDVISRVLDGNSNAFALLVERHECHVTKIVAAHVPGDQVREIAHEAFIRAYTSLSGYKPLKPFQNWLTTIALRCCHDYWRVQYRRKESLVCDMSEDGQNWLDSVMSVSSTEAFEAMVNQQEARQVLDLILTQLSPMDRMVLTLTYLEEHTVKETAAMLDISVPNVKVRAFRAKRKLKIFLKRHGIQGGLHES, encoded by the coding sequence ATGGCCGAACATTTGGATGACACCGACGTCATCAGCCGAGTGCTGGATGGCAACAGTAACGCGTTCGCCTTGTTGGTGGAGCGTCATGAATGTCACGTGACCAAAATAGTAGCCGCCCATGTTCCGGGAGATCAGGTCAGGGAAATCGCGCATGAAGCCTTTATCAGAGCGTACACATCCCTGTCCGGCTACAAGCCGCTCAAGCCTTTTCAAAACTGGCTGACCACCATTGCCCTGCGCTGCTGCCACGATTACTGGCGGGTGCAGTATCGGAGAAAGGAATCTCTGGTCTGCGACATGAGCGAGGACGGACAGAACTGGCTTGATTCAGTGATGAGCGTCAGTTCCACCGAGGCATTTGAAGCCATGGTCAACCAGCAGGAGGCCAGACAGGTCCTCGACCTGATTCTGACCCAACTTTCGCCCATGGACAGGATGGTCCTGACCCTGACCTATCTCGAAGAGCATACGGTCAAGGAAACGGCGGCAATGCTCGATATCAGCGTTCCCAACGTCAAGGTGCGCGCCTTTCGGGCCAAACGGAAACTGAAAATCTTCTTGAAACGGCATGGCATCCAAGGAGGGCTGCATGAATCGTAA
- a CDS encoding DUF721 domain-containing protein → MAYYRRTYSKPGRRGRTIRVGDALPRFISNMDKTGGHALVKLWRAWDDLMGEMAHMVRPLGHRGTKIILAAEDPIIMQEAQFLSEQLLKTINDFLGEEVFDKVVFELLNGRVPLDGEIRPEAPEPPRKLKKPKNLGDLNDKLDPDSPIGRCYRAYRRMFEDS, encoded by the coding sequence ATGGCATACTACAGACGCACATACAGCAAGCCTGGACGCAGGGGCAGAACCATACGGGTGGGTGACGCCCTGCCGCGATTCATCTCCAACATGGACAAGACCGGCGGACACGCGCTGGTCAAGCTCTGGCGGGCCTGGGACGATCTCATGGGCGAGATGGCGCACATGGTCCGCCCACTGGGTCACCGTGGCACCAAAATCATTCTGGCAGCTGAAGACCCCATCATCATGCAGGAAGCCCAATTCCTGTCAGAACAACTGCTGAAGACAATAAATGATTTTTTAGGCGAAGAAGTCTTTGACAAGGTGGTATTCGAACTGCTAAACGGCAGAGTTCCTTTGGACGGAGAGATTCGGCCGGAGGCTCCAGAGCCTCCGAGGAAACTTAAAAAGCCTAAAAATTTAGGCGATTTAAATGACAAACTGGACCCGGACTCACCTATTGGTAGGTGCTATCGGGCGTATCGGCGAATGTTTGAAGACAGTTAG
- a CDS encoding cupin domain-containing protein — protein sequence MPETINLADKFALFSEQWSPKLIGRVNDTDIKIVKIEGEFLWHSHQNEDEMFFVINGKMRMQFRDREVEVNPGECIIVPRGVEHMPVAETETQIMVIEPAGTVNTGGEASDRTRAPQPI from the coding sequence ATGCCTGAAACGATCAATCTTGCTGACAAATTCGCCCTGTTCTCAGAACAATGGTCGCCCAAACTCATTGGCCGGGTAAATGACACGGACATCAAGATCGTCAAGATCGAAGGAGAATTCCTCTGGCATTCCCACCAGAATGAAGACGAGATGTTCTTTGTCATCAACGGTAAAATGCGCATGCAGTTCCGCGACAGAGAAGTCGAGGTCAACCCCGGAGAGTGTATCATCGTCCCGCGCGGCGTAGAGCACATGCCTGTGGCTGAAACCGAAACCCAGATCATGGTGATCGAACCGGCTGGCACAGTGAATACAGGCGGAGAGGCATCCGATCGAACCAGAGCCCCCCAGCCGATCTGA
- a CDS encoding outer membrane lipoprotein-sorting protein: MKRFLILPLLCLVALVSGAYAMDPNELLTTVDRNLNPQSYESYRKLINIEPDGSKREYVLYTIKKGQDKVASVFLQPSSDKGRATLRLGENMWLNIPNVGKPVRITSLQSVTGGIFNNADIMRLDFSTEYSAESSEDVEGGVLLHLKARTDDVAYDRLEMIVDTKNNVPTEIKCLASSGMLIKTLTFKKLREFEGGRVRPAVMETVSPLNKGYKSIMIFAKVRSREFDDEIFTLNYLPKIDSLRK, translated from the coding sequence ATGAAACGATTTCTCATACTGCCCCTGCTCTGTCTGGTCGCGCTGGTGTCCGGCGCGTACGCCATGGATCCCAACGAGCTGCTGACAACCGTGGACCGCAACCTCAACCCGCAAAGTTACGAATCCTACCGCAAACTCATCAACATAGAGCCGGACGGCAGCAAGCGGGAGTATGTCCTCTACACCATCAAGAAAGGGCAGGACAAAGTCGCCTCGGTCTTTTTGCAGCCATCCAGCGACAAGGGCCGCGCCACCCTGCGCCTGGGGGAAAACATGTGGCTGAACATCCCCAACGTGGGCAAGCCCGTGCGCATCACCAGCCTCCAGTCCGTGACCGGCGGCATCTTCAACAACGCAGACATCATGCGGCTGGACTTCAGCACCGAATACTCGGCAGAAAGCAGCGAGGACGTGGAAGGCGGCGTGCTCCTCCACCTGAAAGCCAGGACAGATGATGTCGCGTATGACCGACTGGAAATGATCGTGGATACCAAGAACAACGTGCCCACCGAAATCAAATGCTTGGCCAGCTCCGGCATGCTCATCAAGACACTGACCTTCAAGAAGCTCCGGGAATTCGAAGGCGGCAGGGTCCGTCCCGCTGTCATGGAGACCGTCAGCCCGCTCAACAAGGGCTACAAATCCATCATGATCTTTGCCAAAGTCCGCTCCCGCGAGTTTGACGACGAAATCTTCACCCTCAACTATCTGCCCAAGATCGATTCGCTGAGGAAATAG
- a CDS encoding mechanosensitive ion channel family protein yields MQHDVWISWLVRIFLSILILGGLFVFLRWIKGNRGGWGELWATLTSSIKRQAYVLILVSAMCFFITLVWPIADFDADAVETLVKLVGVTWVAIGAWGVSLFLSIIVNTIRWKYDVEVEDNLLARRMHTKIRILQKIVTVIVWIAAVSGILMQFDSFRVLGTTLLASAGVLSIILGISAQKTFGSMIAGIQIAFSHPINLDDVVIVEGEWGRVEEITFTYVVVKIWDQRRLIVPVSYFLEKPFQNWTRKNADITGSVFLHLDYNTPLAPLRHEAQRICESATTLWDGKTCVLQVTDAGAENMTVRVLASSPDASKAWDLRCLLREGLISFVQAQYPDCLPRRRVVLGEEHPASPLGSGE; encoded by the coding sequence ATGCAACATGACGTTTGGATAAGTTGGTTGGTACGGATTTTCCTGTCGATTTTGATTCTCGGGGGACTGTTCGTCTTTCTTCGATGGATCAAGGGAAATCGAGGTGGGTGGGGCGAACTGTGGGCAACGTTGACGAGTTCCATAAAGAGGCAGGCATATGTCCTGATCCTTGTTTCGGCCATGTGCTTTTTCATCACATTGGTATGGCCTATAGCCGATTTCGATGCCGATGCTGTGGAGACCCTTGTCAAGCTTGTCGGTGTTACCTGGGTGGCTATCGGCGCCTGGGGCGTTTCGCTTTTTCTGTCGATTATTGTGAACACCATACGGTGGAAGTATGACGTGGAGGTGGAGGATAATCTGCTCGCCAGACGCATGCACACGAAAATCCGCATCCTTCAAAAAATAGTTACAGTCATAGTCTGGATTGCTGCTGTTTCCGGTATCCTTATGCAGTTCGATTCGTTTCGGGTGCTTGGTACTACCCTGCTTGCCTCGGCCGGTGTGTTGAGCATCATACTTGGCATCTCCGCACAAAAAACCTTTGGTTCGATGATAGCAGGGATTCAGATCGCCTTTTCCCATCCCATCAATCTGGACGATGTTGTCATCGTGGAAGGAGAATGGGGGCGGGTTGAGGAAATTACATTCACTTATGTTGTCGTAAAAATATGGGATCAGCGGCGTCTTATAGTGCCGGTGTCCTATTTCCTTGAAAAACCATTTCAGAACTGGACCAGAAAAAATGCCGATATTACCGGAAGCGTATTTCTGCATCTGGACTATAATACGCCGCTTGCGCCGTTGCGACACGAGGCGCAACGGATATGCGAGTCGGCTACCACCTTGTGGGATGGAAAAACATGCGTGCTTCAGGTCACTGACGCCGGCGCAGAGAACATGACGGTCAGAGTTCTTGCGAGTTCCCCTGACGCTTCAAAGGCCTGGGACTTGCGGTGTCTGTTGCGTGAGGGGCTTATCTCTTTTGTGCAGGCGCAGTATCCCGACTGTCTTCCCAGACGGCGTGTTGTTTTGGGGGAGGAACATCCTGCTTCGCCTTTGGGCAGCGGTGAGTAA
- a CDS encoding ABC transporter permease — protein MGNIFKIALRNLTRYKRRTMLTSLLIIIGVCMVVLFSGLAGSFKNMMIGIITDSSLGHIQVHKKGYVSSIDTLPLNMNLKPKAYQKLEAVLLNQKGIEAYAPRIKFGSMLSNYAESTSVRISAIAPDKERKVCTALHTRLKAEHDPATPLLKQGEVIIPERIARAMKIEPGAPVVLVATNKDGSVNGMEFVVAGLIEDILGPGGKDAYMHIDDARKLLRTKGAEVTEIVLRAKPGVPLKKVVMGLRKDLEGFLNKKGKPAFEVHTWEKLSPFSNIAGMIDLMIITVKIIMIAIVLISVLNVMLMSVFERIREIGTIAAMGTLPSKILALFVAEGFLLGLLGTIAGLVLGLGGLLIVKAMEISFTFGRMPGLMLRPEINVSELLIIGAIVLFASALAALQPAWKASKMEPVDALGHV, from the coding sequence ATGGGTAACATCTTCAAGATCGCCCTGCGCAACCTCACCCGATACAAACGCCGGACCATGCTGACCTCGCTGCTCATCATCATCGGCGTCTGCATGGTGGTGCTCTTTTCCGGTCTGGCCGGTTCCTTCAAGAACATGATGATCGGCATCATCACGGATTCATCGCTGGGCCATATTCAGGTCCACAAGAAAGGCTATGTCTCCTCCATCGACACCCTGCCGCTGAACATGAACCTCAAGCCCAAGGCATACCAGAAACTGGAAGCCGTGCTTCTGAACCAGAAAGGCATTGAGGCGTATGCGCCCCGCATCAAGTTCGGCTCCATGCTGAGCAACTATGCGGAATCGACCTCTGTCCGCATCAGCGCCATTGCTCCTGACAAGGAACGAAAGGTCTGTACGGCGCTCCACACCCGTCTGAAGGCTGAACATGATCCTGCCACGCCTCTGCTCAAACAGGGCGAAGTGATTATTCCCGAACGGATCGCCCGGGCCATGAAGATCGAACCCGGCGCACCCGTCGTGCTGGTTGCCACCAACAAGGATGGTTCGGTCAATGGCATGGAGTTTGTTGTCGCAGGCCTGATCGAGGATATCCTCGGCCCCGGTGGCAAGGATGCGTATATGCACATCGACGACGCCCGCAAGCTGCTGCGCACAAAGGGCGCAGAAGTCACCGAGATCGTTTTGCGAGCCAAACCCGGCGTCCCCCTGAAAAAAGTCGTCATGGGCCTCAGGAAGGACCTTGAGGGCTTCCTGAACAAGAAGGGCAAGCCCGCCTTCGAGGTGCACACATGGGAAAAACTCTCGCCATTCTCCAACATAGCCGGGATGATCGATCTCATGATCATTACGGTGAAAATCATCATGATCGCGATCGTGCTCATCAGCGTTCTCAACGTCATGCTCATGTCCGTGTTCGAACGCATCCGGGAAATCGGCACCATCGCGGCCATGGGCACGCTGCCCTCCAAGATCCTGGCCCTGTTCGTGGCCGAAGGCTTCCTGCTCGGCCTGCTCGGCACCATCGCCGGTCTGGTTCTGGGCCTGGGCGGCCTGCTCATCGTCAAGGCCATGGAGATCAGCTTCACCTTCGGTCGCATGCCCGGCCTGATGCTCCGCCCTGAAATCAATGTCTCGGAACTCCTGATCATCGGCGCCATTGTCCTGTTCGCCTCGGCCCTGGCAGCCTTGCAGCCAGCCTGGAAAGCGAGCAAAATGGAACCCGTGGACGCCCTCGGCCATGTTTAA
- a CDS encoding PEGA domain-containing protein codes for MNTKLAPIYSILVCLLLLAACGPPKQKIPVSSDPIGAMVYADGVKTGPTPTIVKFDKQRDHLITIIKDGYEQEEIIIRRQFKPDKAIRDGIISGIIKGGDPKDVAGATAKEVDDQERSGEAYELTPSIVTIKLRPVGQGI; via the coding sequence ATGAATACAAAACTCGCCCCCATATACAGTATACTAGTCTGCCTGCTCCTGCTCGCGGCCTGCGGTCCACCCAAGCAGAAGATTCCGGTCTCCAGCGACCCCATCGGCGCCATGGTCTATGCAGACGGCGTCAAGACAGGCCCCACCCCGACCATCGTCAAATTCGACAAGCAGCGTGATCACCTCATCACCATCATAAAAGATGGGTACGAGCAGGAAGAAATCATTATCAGACGACAGTTCAAGCCGGACAAGGCCATCCGTGACGGCATCATCTCCGGCATCATCAAGGGGGGCGATCCCAAGGATGTGGCCGGCGCAACGGCCAAGGAAGTGGATGATCAGGAACGAAGCGGAGAAGCGTATGAGCTGACGCCCTCCATCGTCACCATCAAGCTCCGCCCGGTGGGCCAGGGTATCTAG
- a CDS encoding VOC family protein: protein MQPTSLSPTIIVKNVEKAKAFYAEHFGATTTFDCGWYVNLELGAGGPTLQFMQPQSPNQPEYQGGLTYNIRLESTERVDSEHNRMNEAGLPIVMPLEDHPWGDRGFCTLDPYGVALYIYADTEPSEEFRQYYV, encoded by the coding sequence ATGCAACCCACTTCCCTGTCCCCAACCATCATCGTCAAAAACGTGGAAAAGGCCAAAGCGTTCTATGCCGAACATTTTGGGGCAACGACCACCTTTGATTGCGGATGGTACGTCAATCTCGAACTCGGTGCCGGTGGGCCAACACTGCAATTCATGCAGCCCCAATCCCCCAACCAGCCGGAGTATCAGGGCGGCCTCACCTATAACATCAGACTGGAATCAACCGAACGAGTGGACAGCGAGCACAACCGAATGAACGAAGCCGGGCTCCCCATCGTCATGCCTCTGGAAGATCACCCATGGGGCGACAGAGGATTCTGCACCCTCGATCCCTACGGTGTTGCGTTGTACATTTATGCGGACACCGAACCGAGCGAAGAATTCAGGCAATATTATGTGTAA
- a CDS encoding DUF1499 domain-containing protein, giving the protein MKYIFLLVLVCLGTLCILVLNSRRPPENLGVNNGRLALCPKSRNCVSSQADNELSYIKPLAMTGDANEVMNRLRTIIEKMDGAVVIESTEGTYLRAEFTSSFWKFKDDLECLYDEGEGRVDVRSASRIGYYDFNVNRNRLERLRAMIAGSDG; this is encoded by the coding sequence ATGAAATACATCTTCCTCCTCGTTCTCGTCTGTTTGGGAACGCTGTGCATACTCGTATTGAATTCCAGAAGGCCCCCTGAGAATCTTGGGGTAAACAATGGCAGACTCGCGCTTTGCCCCAAAAGCAGGAACTGTGTTTCCTCTCAGGCGGACAATGAGCTCTCGTATATCAAACCGCTGGCAATGACCGGCGATGCCAATGAGGTCATGAACCGTTTGCGAACCATCATTGAAAAAATGGATGGAGCGGTTGTGATCGAGTCCACCGAGGGGACATACCTTCGGGCGGAGTTCACAAGTAGCTTCTGGAAATTCAAGGATGATCTCGAATGCCTCTACGATGAAGGAGAAGGACGGGTTGATGTCCGCTCAGCCTCACGCATTGGCTACTACGATTTTAACGTCAATCGAAATCGGCTGGAAAGACTGCGTGCCATGATAGCCGGTTCCGATGGCTAA
- a CDS encoding PEGA domain-containing protein: protein MHSLTKLALFLALATLSLAGCQAATQNIPVSSNPSGALVYADGQESGTTPCSVELEKTQAHILTLKKEGYQQADVQISQKYDTGAVARDATQSGMQSSSMGSSIEGSIAGALITTEEDEESGAAYVLTPSSVVVTLVPIGQTAPAAGATAQPQGATVKTTDPATIDSAIKEDPEGVAEDVLKEAAVAAPTIGTEKEISHDSHSSTHMNSDGSMETKSSSSSVSVGVHVNPVEAGLGAIELLEDLEKHETKKTDETTDATK from the coding sequence ATGCATTCACTCACCAAACTCGCACTTTTTCTCGCATTGGCCACCCTTTCACTCGCCGGTTGCCAAGCCGCTACCCAGAACATACCCGTATCCAGCAACCCCAGCGGCGCACTGGTTTACGCTGACGGACAGGAAAGTGGCACCACTCCCTGCTCTGTTGAGCTGGAAAAGACACAGGCTCATATTCTGACGTTGAAGAAAGAGGGCTACCAGCAGGCTGATGTACAAATTTCCCAGAAATATGACACTGGCGCTGTGGCCCGTGACGCAACACAGTCCGGCATGCAAAGCTCGTCCATGGGCAGTTCCATCGAAGGGTCCATTGCAGGCGCGCTCATTACCACCGAAGAAGACGAGGAAAGCGGCGCAGCCTATGTACTGACCCCCAGCTCCGTTGTCGTCACCCTTGTCCCCATTGGCCAGACCGCCCCTGCGGCTGGTGCGACTGCCCAACCTCAGGGCGCCACGGTAAAGACAACCGACCCAGCCACCATTGATTCTGCAATAAAAGAAGACCCGGAAGGTGTGGCCGAGGATGTCCTGAAAGAAGCCGCAGTCGCTGCCCCCACCATTGGCACCGAAAAAGAAATCTCTCACGATTCCCACTCCTCCACGCACATGAACAGCGACGGCTCCATGGAAACGAAATCGTCTTCAAGCTCGGTGAGCGTGGGTGTTCACGTCAATCCCGTGGAAGCGGGCTTGGGCGCCATTGAACTGCTCGAAGACCTTGAAAAACACGAAACCAAGAAGACAGACGAGACAACCGACGCCACAAAATAG
- a CDS encoding putative quinol monooxygenase codes for MGLTYVSATVMAKEGCEAALEAELVKVLAPVRAEDGCIRYDLHKSEYGNAFLFYEIWESPAHLAVHAKTPHIEAMRDATAELVAGVSEVNVWEAVDVTE; via the coding sequence ATGGGATTGACATATGTATCTGCCACAGTCATGGCCAAGGAAGGATGCGAGGCCGCTTTGGAGGCTGAACTGGTTAAGGTTCTCGCTCCTGTTCGGGCCGAAGACGGCTGCATCCGGTATGATCTGCATAAGTCGGAGTATGGCAACGCATTTCTTTTCTATGAAATATGGGAAAGCCCGGCGCATCTGGCCGTGCATGCCAAAACGCCGCATATCGAAGCCATGCGCGATGCCACTGCCGAACTTGTGGCCGGTGTTTCCGAAGTGAATGTGTGGGAAGCGGTGGATGTGACTGAGTAG